A window of the Acidobacteriota bacterium genome harbors these coding sequences:
- a CDS encoding tetratricopeptide repeat protein yields MPIPFVVSALFLLLAGPNPVLQEQGDPARHYQQASELLAQGELSRAEAEVRLALAAAPRWPAALNLWGIIFRRQGRVQEAVRSFERALALNPDHVAAGSNLGYALLSLGQHRQALACFDRVLELDSNHSAAWAGRARVLLARDDLRAALPAALRAEKSAPGDPELLLLLSEILFRSGQKDQGLKRARQVAALAHDNGPGLRLLGLFLLQQGQSEAALPHLERALELGTRDGQLLQSLGYGYLTSSRLAKAVPLLERTIRMHPERAHPYYLLGIGYEMQGRHREAVRQLEKVLEREPDHLEATHRYGINLYKSGSPEAAWEPFGGVLREDPERIEALYYRAQILWLRNDYRKAELLLNRVLSLDPKHAAAHFKLAQVYTRLDEPEAASRHRGKYQSLRAQYSTHLKEVIFRIP; encoded by the coding sequence TTGCCGATTCCGTTTGTTGTGTCGGCGCTGTTTTTGCTGCTCGCCGGTCCCAATCCGGTTCTCCAGGAACAGGGGGATCCTGCGCGTCATTACCAGCAGGCCAGTGAGCTGTTGGCCCAGGGGGAACTCTCCCGGGCCGAGGCGGAGGTTCGCCTGGCCTTGGCCGCCGCTCCGCGTTGGCCGGCGGCCCTGAATCTGTGGGGGATCATTTTCCGGCGCCAGGGTCGAGTGCAGGAGGCCGTCCGGAGCTTCGAGCGGGCGCTGGCCCTGAACCCGGATCACGTGGCGGCCGGGAGCAACCTGGGCTACGCCCTGCTTTCTCTGGGACAGCACCGGCAGGCCCTGGCTTGTTTCGATCGGGTCCTGGAGTTGGACTCGAACCATTCGGCGGCTTGGGCCGGGCGTGCGCGGGTCCTGTTGGCCCGAGACGATCTGCGGGCGGCTCTGCCGGCGGCTCTTAGAGCCGAGAAGTCGGCTCCCGGCGATCCGGAATTACTGCTCCTGCTCTCCGAGATCCTCTTCCGAAGCGGCCAGAAGGACCAGGGTTTGAAGCGTGCCCGGCAGGTTGCAGCGCTGGCCCACGACAACGGTCCCGGCCTCAGGCTTCTGGGCCTTTTTCTCCTGCAACAGGGACAATCGGAGGCGGCCCTCCCACACCTGGAGCGGGCCCTGGAACTGGGGACTCGCGACGGGCAACTGCTCCAGTCGCTGGGTTACGGCTATCTCACCTCCAGCCGCCTCGCCAAGGCCGTTCCGTTGCTGGAAAGGACGATCCGGATGCATCCGGAGCGGGCGCACCCGTACTACCTGCTGGGGATCGGATACGAGATGCAGGGCCGGCACCGCGAGGCCGTCCGCCAGTTGGAGAAGGTTCTGGAGCGGGAACCGGATCATCTGGAGGCCACCCATCGCTACGGAATCAACCTCTACAAGAGCGGTTCGCCGGAAGCGGCCTGGGAACCCTTCGGCGGGGTCCTCCGGGAAGACCCTGAGCGGATCGAGGCGCTTTACTACCGCGCCCAGATCCTGTGGCTCAGGAACGACTACCGGAAAGCGGAACTCCTGCTGAACCGTGTCCTGTCCCTGGATCCCAAACACGCGGCCGCCCACTTCAAGCTGGCCCAGGTCTACACTCGCCTGGACGAGCCGGAAGCGGCCTCACGCCATAGGGGGAAGTACCAGAGCCTCCGGGCCCAATACTCCACTCATCTGAAAGAAGTGATCTTCCGTATCCCCTGA
- a CDS encoding tetratricopeptide repeat protein: protein MTRIDRSGGFQPPIPRIWGTRKSPLLCVLILGVLGPTGFAQTTEERLAEVYSLLRSESYAQAARSLEALIQTAPPDASLQNLLGTTRERAGETARAPSCYLRALQLRPNWSTARLNLALAYLRLGQSSAAAGQFARLVRSTAPATPAVSFFHQAPIGEELKQFAATLRSEEHEFLSLGGVFLVHELPEAASAVFSAGIQANPVSPLLQDALGRTWLKMKRFREAETAFARTLELDPDAEGACLHLGYAQASQGRVEPARETYAECVRQDPDDYAGHYFLGSTLLDLDRPQEAISKLEGALRLNPRSVNSRLLLGKAFAAAGRDQDALAAFLAVVDREPDHEAALFHLGTLHRKLGQSEEARKILDRFQKVKAFERQRSRRALLPGSVQVDPRESSRVARAVNRFYLRYKQALLHGRYREIWDLLTPSSQALYGDFQSFRSIASSVYGDGRSRDRIAGSRIRDGNTLGKRIFCQLVTAWGEPLPLLVLVRQGDELKIDHAFDLSLAGVRTLGGRAPTAQ from the coding sequence ATGACTCGAATCGATAGGAGCGGGGGTTTCCAGCCGCCGATTCCGAGAATATGGGGGACAAGAAAGTCCCCCCTCCTATGCGTGCTCATCCTGGGAGTCCTGGGCCCCACAGGTTTCGCCCAAACGACGGAGGAAAGGCTGGCTGAGGTCTATTCCCTGCTTCGTTCCGAGTCCTATGCCCAGGCGGCGCGCTCCCTGGAGGCCCTGATTCAGACGGCCCCGCCTGATGCCTCGCTCCAGAACCTTCTGGGAACCACCCGGGAGAGAGCGGGAGAAACGGCCCGGGCTCCCTCCTGTTATCTGCGCGCCCTGCAACTGCGCCCCAACTGGTCCACCGCCCGGTTGAACCTGGCGCTCGCCTATCTCCGCTTGGGACAAAGCTCGGCCGCCGCCGGACAGTTCGCGCGTCTGGTCCGATCCACGGCTCCGGCAACACCGGCCGTGAGCTTTTTCCACCAAGCTCCCATCGGGGAGGAATTGAAGCAATTTGCCGCAACACTGCGGTCGGAAGAGCACGAATTCCTCTCATTGGGGGGTGTTTTCCTGGTCCACGAGCTTCCTGAAGCTGCGTCGGCGGTCTTCTCCGCCGGCATCCAGGCCAATCCGGTCTCGCCTCTGCTGCAGGACGCCCTGGGACGCACCTGGCTCAAGATGAAACGCTTCCGGGAGGCGGAAACGGCCTTCGCCCGAACCCTGGAGCTGGACCCGGACGCCGAGGGCGCCTGCCTTCACCTGGGGTATGCCCAGGCCTCACAAGGACGAGTTGAACCCGCGCGGGAAACCTACGCCGAGTGCGTCCGTCAGGACCCGGACGATTACGCCGGCCACTACTTCCTGGGATCGACGCTGCTGGACCTGGACCGGCCCCAGGAGGCCATCTCCAAGCTGGAGGGAGCGCTACGGCTCAACCCGCGCTCGGTCAACTCCCGCCTCTTGCTGGGAAAGGCATTCGCCGCCGCTGGGAGGGACCAAGACGCTCTGGCCGCGTTCCTTGCAGTCGTGGACCGGGAGCCGGACCACGAAGCAGCCCTGTTTCACTTGGGGACCTTGCACCGAAAGCTGGGCCAGTCGGAGGAGGCCCGGAAGATCCTGGACCGGTTCCAAAAGGTCAAGGCATTCGAGCGGCAACGGTCGCGGCGGGCTCTCTTGCCCGGCTCGGTCCAGGTTGACCCCAGAGAAAGCTCCCGGGTGGCCCGGGCGGTGAACCGGTTCTATCTCCGTTACAAGCAGGCTTTGCTTCACGGCAGGTACCGGGAGATCTGGGACCTGCTGACGCCGTCTTCACAGGCTCTCTACGGCGACTTTCAGAGCTTCCGGTCCATTGCCTCATCCGTCTACGGCGACGGCCGGTCGAGAGACCGGATCGCGGGCAGCCGAATCCGGGACGGCAACACCCTGGGAAAGAGGATCTTCTGCCAACTGGTCACGGCGTGGGGCGAGCCGCTGCCGCTCCTGGTCCTGGTGCGCCAGGGTGATGAGCTGAAGATCGACCATGCCTTCGATCTGAGCTTGGCAGGGGTTCGCACCCTGGGAGGCCGGGCTCCAACCGCTCAGTAA
- a CDS encoding CRTAC1 family protein produces MGLIQIVTDRLLAARRPFLIAALVSLAPAWGHSGQVTFVDRATPAGVILEDLSGGPKKDALLETLGHGAAWFDYDRDGWVDLYLANGSSLDKIRGRDPEPPPGGALYRNRGDGTFEDVTRRAGVSGGDLWAMGTVAADIDNDGDLDLFVTGYGRNLLFRNQGDGTFQEFSEEAGVRGGGWSAGAAFGDYDRDGFLDLYVARYVEFSPESYPTACLFSGLRVTCGPRRYAGSPDLLYRNNGDGTFQDVSISAGIRSGEPYNGLGVLFLDYDNDGLQDIYVANDATPANLWRNNGDGTFTDNAVLAGCAFSEDGREQARMGVDAGDFDHSGHLSIFTTNFSGDVNTLFKANRDGTFSDRTGPLGLGAPSLLHLGWGAGFIDYDNDTWLDLFMVNGHLYPEAERLDYKYLQTKLLFRNTGAGHFIEVTREAGAALTRPNGGRGAAFADYDNDGDLDVVVTNIDGLPELLENRGGNRRNFISFRLMGTRSNRDGVGARIQVQTGDVRQMREVRSGASFMSHNDLRTHFGLGDGLVAQVTIRWPDGRVQELPNLEANHFYTVQETKGVIQKRPGKDR; encoded by the coding sequence GTGGGCCTGATCCAGATCGTTACAGACCGTCTCCTGGCGGCTCGACGTCCATTTCTCATCGCCGCATTGGTGTCGCTCGCTCCGGCATGGGGCCATTCTGGCCAAGTCACCTTCGTCGACCGGGCCACTCCGGCAGGCGTCATCCTGGAAGACCTCTCGGGGGGACCCAAGAAAGACGCCCTGTTGGAAACTCTCGGACACGGTGCCGCCTGGTTCGACTACGACAGAGACGGCTGGGTGGATCTGTACCTGGCCAACGGGTCTTCCCTGGACAAGATCCGCGGACGGGACCCGGAGCCGCCTCCAGGAGGCGCGCTCTATCGGAATCGCGGCGACGGGACCTTCGAGGACGTGACCCGCCGTGCCGGTGTATCCGGGGGCGACCTCTGGGCCATGGGGACCGTGGCCGCCGACATTGACAATGATGGAGACCTCGATCTGTTCGTCACCGGCTACGGACGGAATCTCCTCTTCCGGAACCAGGGAGATGGAACCTTCCAGGAGTTCTCGGAGGAAGCCGGGGTCCGGGGTGGCGGGTGGTCCGCCGGAGCCGCCTTCGGCGACTACGATCGGGACGGCTTCCTGGATCTCTACGTAGCCCGGTATGTGGAGTTCTCGCCGGAGAGCTATCCCACCGCATGCCTCTTTTCCGGTCTGCGCGTCACTTGCGGTCCGCGGCGCTACGCGGGGAGCCCCGACCTGCTCTATCGCAACAACGGCGACGGCACCTTCCAGGACGTCTCCATCTCTGCAGGCATCCGGAGCGGTGAGCCCTACAACGGCCTCGGCGTCCTCTTTCTGGACTACGACAACGACGGCCTCCAGGACATCTACGTAGCCAACGACGCCACTCCGGCCAACCTCTGGCGCAACAACGGCGACGGCACCTTCACCGACAACGCCGTGCTGGCCGGATGCGCCTTCAGCGAGGACGGCCGGGAACAGGCCCGGATGGGGGTCGACGCCGGCGACTTCGACCACAGCGGACATCTCTCAATTTTCACGACCAACTTCTCCGGCGACGTCAACACGCTCTTCAAGGCGAATCGCGACGGAACCTTCTCGGACCGCACGGGTCCGCTGGGACTCGGCGCCCCCAGTCTGCTCCACCTGGGCTGGGGAGCCGGTTTCATCGACTACGACAATGACACCTGGCTGGACCTGTTCATGGTCAACGGCCATCTCTACCCCGAGGCGGAGCGGCTCGACTACAAGTACCTCCAGACCAAGCTACTGTTCAGAAACACTGGAGCCGGCCACTTTATCGAGGTCACCCGGGAGGCGGGGGCGGCCCTGACCCGTCCCAACGGCGGGCGGGGAGCCGCTTTCGCCGACTACGACAACGACGGGGACCTGGACGTGGTGGTGACCAATATCGACGGGCTGCCCGAGTTGTTGGAGAATCGGGGTGGCAACCGGCGAAATTTCATCTCCTTCCGTTTGATGGGAACTCGAAGCAACCGGGACGGCGTCGGAGCGCGGATTCAAGTCCAAACCGGTGACGTCCGGCAAATGAGGGAGGTCCGTAGCGGCGCCAGCTTCATGTCTCACAACGATCTCCGAACCCACTTCGGCCTGGGAGACGGTCTTGTTGCCCAGGTGACAATCCGATGGCCGGATGGCCGGGTCCAGGAGCTTCCCAATTTGGAAGCCAACCACTTCTACACGGTGCAGGAAACAAAAGGAGTGATCCAAAAGAGGCCGGGGAAGGACCGATGA
- a CDS encoding sulfite oxidase — MATHGSARPTIATPLGRACRRTFLKAMGLAMAPAWPTLRASPTPPPTESPTSDWLTPVERFFVRSHLGTPSINRDEWRLAVDGNVLRPREWTWSQLRDMEQESRTVTVECAENLPGGSLVGNAQWRGVPLARLLEEAGVEDDAQEVVLEGADRGLDELEMVPVTYARSLLLEDAVAAGTLVALEMNGQPLTPEHGHPARAIVPGWYGMAHVKWLTRIRVVAEPFRGFYMAKRYFTARRHPNTGEPVLTPVTRMGVKSQIDSPVDRETLSPGSHVVRGRAWAGCRTVERVEVSSDGGRSWTRAELQDTPKPCAWVRWHHTWEPSRTGPYALQVRAFDDHGQTQPPQEDLGRINRYDNRWIQTVRCTVRRRDQADAISPRGASRWA; from the coding sequence ATGGCGACTCACGGTTCGGCCCGGCCGACGATCGCGACTCCCTTGGGGAGGGCCTGTCGCCGTACCTTCCTGAAAGCAATGGGGCTGGCCATGGCGCCGGCCTGGCCTACCCTGCGCGCCTCCCCGACTCCACCACCGACTGAATCCCCCACATCGGACTGGCTCACCCCGGTGGAGCGCTTCTTCGTCCGGAGTCACCTGGGGACTCCTTCCATCAATCGCGATGAATGGCGACTTGCGGTGGACGGAAACGTCCTCCGGCCACGGGAGTGGACGTGGTCTCAGCTCCGAGATATGGAGCAGGAATCCCGCACCGTCACCGTAGAGTGCGCCGAAAACCTCCCCGGTGGTTCATTGGTGGGAAACGCCCAGTGGCGGGGCGTGCCCCTGGCCCGGCTTCTTGAGGAGGCCGGCGTCGAGGATGACGCCCAAGAAGTCGTCCTCGAGGGCGCCGACCGGGGCCTGGACGAACTGGAGATGGTCCCCGTGACCTATGCGCGAAGCCTGCTTCTGGAGGACGCCGTGGCTGCCGGGACTCTCGTCGCTCTGGAGATGAACGGTCAGCCCCTGACCCCGGAGCACGGCCATCCGGCCCGGGCCATCGTCCCCGGCTGGTATGGAATGGCCCACGTCAAGTGGCTGACACGAATCCGGGTGGTGGCCGAGCCGTTCCGGGGTTTCTACATGGCCAAACGCTACTTCACGGCCCGGCGCCATCCCAACACGGGAGAACCGGTCTTGACTCCGGTGACGCGCATGGGCGTAAAGTCCCAAATTGACTCCCCCGTCGACCGCGAGACCCTGAGTCCCGGTTCTCACGTCGTCCGGGGCCGGGCTTGGGCCGGATGCCGGACCGTCGAAAGGGTCGAGGTCAGTAGCGACGGGGGCAGGTCTTGGACCCGGGCCGAACTCCAGGACACACCTAAACCATGCGCCTGGGTCCGTTGGCACCACACCTGGGAGCCTTCCCGGACCGGTCCATATGCGCTACAGGTCAGAGCCTTCGATGATCACGGCCAGACCCAACCGCCACAGGAAGACCTGGGCCGGATCAACCGCTACGACAACCGCTGGATACAAACCGTCCGCTGCACCGTCAGACGCCGCGATCAAGCCGATGCCATCAGCCCCCGCGGAGCGAGTCGGTGGGCCTGA
- a CDS encoding AAC(3) family N-acetyltransferase: MKRLLQKSDLVNFLRAGGVDQTRLLMMHSSLHSLGRVEDGAETVIDAVLEVLGEDGTLMVPTFNYVLEMDVFDPATVHSQTGLITNTLRKRPDAVRSLHPTYSVAAIGRQAAEFTREHWNAESTGIDSPIDRIARAGGFILLLGVKHDTDSTMHVGEAYAQVPYRGVPYDPNFPRSAPVRTPSGEVVNVDLNDEPGCSTGFGVIEMPLRQKGLIRDFKIEAAKCQLVRGLDVIETTMEILRERSDALLCSNPCCYFCTHARKKTDLHPRSGE, encoded by the coding sequence ATGAAGAGGTTGCTCCAAAAATCCGATCTGGTCAATTTTCTCCGTGCAGGGGGCGTGGACCAGACCCGCCTCCTGATGATGCACAGCTCTCTTCACAGTCTGGGCCGGGTCGAAGACGGCGCCGAGACCGTGATCGACGCCGTCTTGGAGGTCCTCGGAGAGGACGGCACGCTGATGGTCCCCACCTTCAACTACGTCCTGGAGATGGACGTATTCGATCCCGCGACCGTACATTCCCAGACCGGCCTAATCACCAACACCCTTCGCAAACGCCCGGACGCCGTGCGAAGCCTCCATCCCACCTATTCGGTGGCCGCCATCGGCCGTCAGGCCGCCGAATTCACCCGGGAACACTGGAACGCGGAATCCACGGGCATCGACTCACCCATCGACCGGATCGCCCGGGCCGGCGGATTCATCCTGCTGCTGGGTGTGAAACACGATACCGACTCCACCATGCACGTCGGCGAGGCTTACGCCCAAGTTCCCTACCGGGGCGTCCCCTACGATCCCAACTTTCCCCGATCGGCCCCGGTGAGGACGCCTTCCGGCGAGGTGGTGAACGTGGACCTGAACGACGAGCCGGGCTGCAGCACCGGATTTGGCGTCATCGAGATGCCCCTCAGACAGAAGGGTTTGATCCGGGACTTCAAGATCGAGGCCGCGAAGTGCCAGTTGGTGAGAGGCTTGGACGTCATCGAGACCACGATGGAAATCCTCAGGGAACGGTCCGACGCCCTGCTCTGCTCCAATCCCTGTTGCTATTTTTGCACTCACGCCCGGAAGAAGACGGACCTTCACCCGAGATCTGGGGAATGA
- a CDS encoding CRTAC1 family protein: MRFGPSLLILSLVASGDGLANAETQEGVPRFSDRTREAGIDFRHYKGADGGYHLLEIMGSGAALLDFDGDGYLDLFVVAGSSIPPRNNEESRSRLYRNRGDGTFRDVTQSSGLLIRTYGMGAAAGDYDNDGDPDLYVTGYPRSYLFRNQGDGRFRDVSREAGVENAGHWGSSAGFFDYDRDGLLDLFVCNYVGYDPGDETPCHTAGRRNYCHPTTFETDASVLYRNQGNGRFQDRSKSSGIGHAQGKALGVAFTDLEPDGYPDVFVANDTVADFLFRNNRDGTFQEVGFDQGVALDENGHPRAGMGVDFGDYDGDGRMDLLVTNFADEGNALFRRAGAYFNEVTYQSGILEKSYVKVGFGARFFDYDNDGDLDAFVANGHIDPTINQLRDYVFFRQENLLYENRERSFRERSGEAGSWSQVRDLSRGAVFGDLDNDGDIDIVVTNNGGPVNLLRNDSVNRNHWLLIRLEGVDSNRDGLGARIRVRVGGRELHREVQRAASYLSSHDPRVHLGLGHSDVVELVEIHWPSGNLQSLHNVTANQILTVREKTVP, encoded by the coding sequence ATGAGATTCGGCCCCAGTCTCCTGATCCTCTCCCTGGTTGCGTCCGGAGACGGCCTGGCCAACGCGGAGACCCAGGAGGGTGTTCCCCGGTTTTCGGACCGGACGCGGGAGGCTGGAATAGACTTCCGCCATTACAAGGGCGCCGATGGCGGGTACCACCTGCTGGAGATCATGGGATCGGGCGCCGCCCTCCTGGACTTCGACGGAGACGGCTACCTGGACCTTTTTGTCGTCGCCGGAAGCAGTATCCCTCCACGAAACAATGAAGAATCCCGCAGCCGGCTCTACCGGAACCGGGGGGACGGCACGTTTCGGGACGTCACGCAGTCGTCCGGCCTGCTGATTCGAACCTACGGGATGGGGGCGGCGGCCGGAGACTACGACAACGACGGCGACCCCGACCTTTACGTCACCGGGTATCCCCGGAGCTACCTGTTCCGGAACCAGGGAGACGGCCGTTTCCGGGACGTCTCCCGAGAGGCGGGCGTCGAAAATGCGGGGCACTGGGGCTCCAGCGCCGGATTCTTCGACTACGACCGGGACGGACTCCTGGATCTGTTCGTCTGCAACTACGTCGGCTACGATCCCGGCGACGAAACTCCCTGTCACACCGCCGGCCGCAGGAACTACTGCCACCCCACGACCTTCGAGACCGATGCCAGCGTGCTGTACCGGAACCAGGGGAACGGCAGGTTTCAGGACCGGAGCAAGAGCAGCGGCATTGGCCACGCGCAAGGGAAAGCCTTGGGCGTGGCCTTCACCGACTTGGAGCCGGACGGATATCCGGACGTCTTCGTGGCCAACGACACGGTGGCGGACTTCCTGTTTCGGAACAACCGCGACGGCACGTTTCAGGAGGTGGGCTTCGACCAGGGGGTGGCTCTGGACGAGAACGGCCATCCCCGGGCCGGAATGGGGGTCGACTTCGGCGACTACGACGGAGATGGCCGGATGGATCTCCTGGTGACCAATTTCGCTGACGAGGGGAACGCCCTCTTCCGCAGGGCCGGGGCCTACTTCAACGAGGTCACCTACCAGTCGGGCATCCTGGAGAAAAGCTACGTCAAGGTGGGATTCGGGGCCCGTTTCTTCGACTACGACAACGACGGAGACCTGGATGCGTTCGTCGCCAACGGCCACATCGATCCCACCATCAACCAGCTCCGCGATTACGTCTTTTTTCGCCAGGAGAACCTGCTGTACGAGAATCGGGAGCGCAGTTTCCGGGAACGCTCCGGCGAGGCCGGCTCCTGGTCGCAGGTGCGGGACCTGAGCCGGGGCGCCGTCTTCGGAGACCTGGACAACGACGGCGACATAGACATCGTGGTCACGAACAACGGGGGGCCCGTCAACCTGCTGCGAAACGATTCAGTCAACCGGAACCATTGGCTCCTGATCCGGCTGGAAGGAGTCGACAGCAATCGGGACGGGCTGGGGGCCCGGATTCGGGTCCGTGTCGGGGGCCGGGAACTGCACCGGGAGGTCCAACGGGCGGCCAGCTACCTTTCCAGCCACGACCCCAGGGTGCATCTGGGACTCGGCCACTCGGACGTCGTGGAGCTGGTGGAAATTCACTGGCCCTCGGGGAACCTGCAGAGTCTCCACAACGTCACGGCCAATCAGATCCTGACGGTTCGGGAGAAAACCGTCCCATGA
- a CDS encoding sodium/solute symporter (Members of the Solute:Sodium Symporter (SSS), TC 2.A.21 as described in tcdb.org, catalyze solute:Na+ symport. Known solutes for members of the family include sugars, amino acids, nucleosides, inositols, vitamins, urea or anions, depending on the system.), whose amino-acid sequence MNLNPIDILVIIAYMGCLSLIGIYFSRRQKSRDEYFLGDRKVFWFLAGGSVLATILSTISYLSVPGEVIRYGFAYCFGLIVAPLVIPIVNRILIPTIKGLEITSAYEYVGRRFDRGTGTLASTLFVFRTLIWSGIIIYTASFAFSEISGLGLFTTIILLGIITTFYTSVGGFRTVIWTDNLQLWILLAGALSIPIYVYYLVGTGPMGWWETFSEAGRGEMQVFSFDPTVRITIVGIMLNILFWNICANGGDQVAIQRYLSTPSVKAARRSVWVYAWSNVVLYTTLAICGLALFAFYAHISNLPVAEFQAKIAPEGDRLMPRFIAQQLPTGVSGLVMAALLSAAMSSLSSAINSISGVLTTHFGGRRKGSRRGLLLDKGVAAGAGVLGIGVAVIIAVVMSRTDWNILDLSGRVNDVFVGPIAVLFFGGILFRRVGPQAILLGFFLAASVSLFVSFSKEWFGMERAISWMWGIPFSFTLGMIVAGLGGFLFRRPSPEKIQGLTFGDRKRT is encoded by the coding sequence ATGAATCTCAACCCCATCGATATCCTGGTCATCATCGCCTACATGGGATGCCTCTCGCTCATCGGAATCTATTTTTCGCGCCGCCAGAAATCCCGTGACGAGTATTTCCTGGGCGACCGGAAGGTCTTCTGGTTTCTGGCCGGCGGCAGCGTCCTGGCCACCATCCTCTCCACCATCAGCTACCTCTCGGTTCCCGGAGAAGTGATCCGTTACGGCTTCGCCTACTGTTTCGGCCTGATCGTGGCGCCGCTGGTGATCCCCATCGTGAACCGGATCCTGATCCCCACCATCAAGGGGCTCGAGATCACCAGCGCCTACGAATACGTGGGCCGGCGATTCGACCGGGGCACCGGCACCCTGGCCTCCACCCTGTTCGTCTTCCGGACCCTGATCTGGTCCGGGATCATCATCTACACGGCCAGCTTCGCCTTCTCCGAAATCTCGGGCCTGGGGCTGTTCACCACCATCATCCTGTTGGGGATCATCACCACCTTCTACACCAGCGTGGGGGGGTTTCGGACCGTCATCTGGACCGACAACCTGCAGCTCTGGATCCTGCTGGCGGGCGCGCTCTCCATCCCCATTTACGTCTACTACCTGGTGGGGACGGGACCCATGGGATGGTGGGAGACCTTCTCCGAAGCCGGACGGGGCGAGATGCAGGTCTTCAGCTTCGATCCCACGGTTCGCATCACCATCGTCGGCATCATGCTCAACATCCTGTTCTGGAACATCTGCGCCAACGGCGGCGACCAGGTGGCAATCCAGCGCTATCTTTCGACTCCCTCCGTCAAGGCGGCTCGTCGCTCCGTCTGGGTCTACGCCTGGTCCAACGTCGTCCTCTACACGACCCTGGCGATCTGCGGCCTGGCCCTGTTCGCCTTCTACGCCCACATCTCCAACCTTCCGGTGGCGGAGTTCCAGGCCAAGATCGCTCCCGAGGGCGATCGGCTCATGCCGCGCTTCATCGCCCAGCAATTGCCCACCGGAGTTTCCGGCCTGGTCATGGCGGCCCTGCTGTCGGCGGCCATGTCCAGCCTCAGCTCGGCCATCAACTCCATCTCCGGCGTCCTGACGACCCATTTCGGCGGCCGTCGCAAGGGCTCCCGGCGGGGCCTGCTGCTGGACAAGGGAGTGGCCGCCGGGGCCGGCGTCTTGGGAATCGGAGTGGCCGTCATCATCGCCGTGGTCATGAGCCGGACCGACTGGAACATCCTGGACCTGAGCGGCCGGGTCAACGATGTCTTCGTGGGTCCCATCGCCGTCCTCTTTTTCGGAGGCATCCTGTTTCGCAGGGTCGGACCGCAAGCGATCCTGCTGGGCTTTTTCCTGGCGGCGTCCGTCTCCCTGTTCGTGAGCTTCAGCAAGGAATGGTTCGGGATGGAAAGGGCCATCTCCTGGATGTGGGGAATCCCGTTCTCCTTCACCCTGGGCATGATCGTGGCGGGGCTGGGCGGTTTTCTCTTCCGCCGGCCCTCGCCTGAGAAGATCCAAGGCCTCACCTTCGGGGATCGAAAGAGGACATGA
- a CDS encoding dihydrodipicolinate synthase family protein, producing the protein MKERLQGVIANIPMCFNADWSMDETALRNNIRAYRGEGLEAMYLLGTSGELFNVSPDEYRRAVRIFVEEAGPETLKVVGATSVRLGGILETVQWLAEAGADAVLAIPPHFIPLSVEERGGALRAIANACPSLGIVHYNTSYAPEVKFEPHEYASLLDVPNLWGTKQGQLSQEFWDGLQEHSASLRHLSLDDWMVRSMKQGGYGAFSLLTSLAPRFAQTWHQACKDQEWERAEAMQVEFDRCMDQIYWPLSRRGYTDVAVDKALIEAFGFLQSSAPRPPLKPVSEPEKEWARDVIRSEGYFRNLI; encoded by the coding sequence ATGAAAGAAAGATTGCAGGGCGTGATCGCCAACATTCCCATGTGCTTCAACGCCGACTGGAGCATGGACGAGACCGCCCTCCGGAATAATATTCGCGCCTACCGCGGCGAGGGCCTCGAGGCCATGTACCTCTTGGGCACCAGCGGTGAGCTCTTCAACGTTTCTCCCGACGAGTACCGGCGAGCCGTGAGGATCTTCGTCGAGGAGGCGGGACCGGAGACGCTCAAGGTGGTGGGGGCGACCTCGGTTCGATTGGGCGGAATCCTGGAGACGGTCCAGTGGCTGGCCGAGGCCGGCGCCGACGCGGTCCTGGCCATTCCGCCCCACTTCATTCCCTTGAGCGTCGAGGAGCGCGGCGGTGCGTTGCGCGCCATCGCCAACGCCTGTCCTTCCCTGGGAATCGTCCACTACAACACCAGCTACGCCCCGGAGGTGAAATTCGAGCCTCACGAATACGCGTCGTTGCTGGACGTGCCCAACCTCTGGGGCACAAAGCAGGGGCAGTTGTCACAAGAATTCTGGGACGGGCTGCAGGAGCATTCCGCTTCCTTGAGGCACCTCAGCCTGGACGACTGGATGGTCCGCTCCATGAAGCAGGGCGGCTACGGGGCCTTCTCCCTCCTGACCAGCCTGGCGCCCCGTTTCGCCCAGACCTGGCACCAGGCCTGCAAGGACCAGGAATGGGAACGGGCCGAAGCGATGCAGGTGGAATTCGACCGCTGCATGGACCAGATCTACTGGCCCCTGAGCCGGCGCGGCTATACCGACGTGGCCGTGGACAAGGCACTGATCGAAGCTTTCGGCTTCCTCCAGTCCAGCGCTCCCCGGCCTCCGCTGAAGCCGGTCTCGGAACCGGAGAAGGAGTGGGCCCGAGACGTGATCCGGAGTGAAGGGTATTTCCGAAACTTGATCTGA